DNA sequence from the Acidothermus cellulolyticus 11B genome:
CCTTGGGCCAGTCCTTCGGAGTAGTAGAGCGGAAAAATGTCGGTGTAACACACGTGGCTGTACTGGAAGCCATTGCTCCACGCGGCGTTCCGGCAGGGGAGCTTCTGGGCGTACATCAGCCCGGACGCCGCAAGGACGAAGACGATGAGAACCCGGATCGGCGTCCACCACGAGCTGCCGAGAAGGGCGTGCCGGCCGAGCGGTCCGCCGAAGGCATAGCTCGCGCCGCGAACGACCGGGTCTTCCAACGTCGGCGCGGCGATCTCTGTCGGGAGAGGCGCATCCACAGCAGGTCAACGTATCGCGTGCCGATCCGGCGCGCGCCACGGCTCGCCGGACTCCCGCTACGGGCTTCCCCGCGGTGACGGTACCGCCGATGTGGATGCGGCAGGCGACCCGGCCGACGGCGACGCCGAGGAGGACGGCGGCGACATCGGGGACGGCGACGTTGTCCCCGTCGGGGAGGGGCTCGCCGGCGACGCCGGTGTCGGCGTCGGACTCGGGCTCGGGCTCGGGCTTGAGCTCGGGCTCGGGCTTGGCGACGGCGTCGCGGCCAGCACCGTCGGCGGCACCGGGGAAAAATCGGTGACCGGCGTTCCGGCGAGGGCGGCCGTCATGAAGGCGGCCCACAGCTTGGCCGGCAGGGTGCCGCCGTAGACCTGCCGATAGCCGCCGATATTCACCAGCGGCGCGTTGCCGTCGCGGAACATCGCCACTGCGGCGGAGAGTTGCGGCGTGTAGCCGACGAACCACGCGGAAACATTGCCGGAGGTCGTGCCGGTCTTTCCGGCAGCCGGCCGGCCGATGTTGGCTGCAGTTCCGGTTCCCTCGGAGATGACGTGCCTCAACGCATACGTCACGCCGCGGGCGACCCCGGGGGCAAAGGCCTTGGCCGGCTTGACCTTCGCCTGGTAGAGCAGGTGCCCGGCGCTGTCCGTCACCTTGGTGACCAGGTAATGCTCGGCTCGCACGCCGTCCGCCGCGAACGTGGCGTAACCGGTCGCCTGATCGATTGGGTGCGCCGAGTCACTGCCCAAGAGCATCGAGCCGTTCCGGGACAGCTCCCCCGGGAGGCCGGCGCGATGGGCCGCGTCGATAACCCGGTCGAGGCCGACCTGCTGACCGAGCTGTTCGTACACGGTATTGACCGAGTACGCCGTCGCCGTGACCAGGTCGATGCGACCGAATTGCTCGTTGTTGTCATTCACGTACCGCTGGCCGCCAATGATCTGCGGCGAGTGGCCGTCGTACGTCGCGCTCAACGGAATCCCGCGTTCCAAGGCGGCTGCGAGTACGTACGGTTTGAACGACGAACCCATCGGCGGGATGGACTGCGTCGCGTCATTGAACGGCCTGGTGGCGTAGTCGGGGCCGCCGTACATGGCGAGCACCGCCCCCGTGCCGGGTTGAACGGCGGCGACACCGGTACGTACGTCAGGGGGGAGACCGCTGGTGATGCGGCTCACCGCTTGCACCAGCGCGGCTTGCACCTTCGGGTCAAATGTCGTCACAATCCGCATGCCGCCGCGATTGATCTCATTCTCGGTGATGCCATGCGCCGCCAGCTCATCCTTGACGGCTGCGACCAGGTAGCCGTTTGGGCCGCGGAGCGCGCTCGACGCGGTGAGCGGCAAAACTCGCGGGTACTGTGAGGCGGCGCGCTCGGCCGGCGTCATCCAGCCTTTGGCGACCATGCCGGCAAGGACGTAATTCCATCGGTCATGCGCAGCCTGCGGATGAATCGCGGGATCGAGATAGGACGGCGCTTGAATGGACGCAGCGAGCACCGCTCCCTCCTGCACCGTCAACTGGCGAACGTCCTTGCCGAAATAGGCCCGTGACGCGGCTTCGATTCCGTACGCGCCGCGGCCGAAGTAAATAGTGTTCAGGTAGTTTTCGAGGATTTGATCCTTGCTCTGCGTCTGACCGATTTTGATGGCGATGAAAAATTCCTTGACCTTGCGGGTCAGGGTGCGGTCTTGCGTGAGAAAAGCGTTCTTCACGTACTGCTGGGTGATCGTGGAGCCGCCCTCGACGAAGTCCCGATGGCGCAGATCGACCAGAGCCGCCCGCAGGATGCCGATCGGCGAGACGGCTGGCTCCGAGTAAAAGTTCCGATCCTCCGCAGCGAGCACGGCGCGGCGAACCGGCAACGGTATCTGCGCCAAGGGAACCGATTCCCGGTTCCGGGCGCCGATCTCGCCGAGAACCGTCCGCCCGTCGTTGTAGTAAACGGTGGCCGCCTGTGCGAGCGACAGACTCGACGGTTGCGGCACCCGGACCAAGGCGTAGCCGAGCGCGAAGAGCCCGGCCAGGAGCGCGATCCCGATCCCCCCGCTGAGAACAAGGACCTTCCACGACGGGACCCACCGGCGCCAGCCGGTGCGGCGCGGTGGGGAAGCCGGACGGGTGCGCGCCGGGGATGTCGTCACGGAGCGTTTCGTACCCGGCGCGACACGGCTCATCCGCCGTTCAGCCGAGCCGCTGTGCGACGGCCGGTACCGATCAGGCACGGGGAGTGATCAGCCGTCGGCCGTCAACTGATCGGCCCGCGTCCGCCGCCGTCCGCCCGACCGCTGCGGCGCGCGGCCGTGACCGAGCACGAAGGTCAGGGCAAGGTGATTCCACGCGCAGCCCTGGCAGACCTCGACGACGTACACCCGGAACTCGTGGATCTCGTGCTCCATCTCCTCCAGTTCCCGCGTCGCTTTGATCCGCCCGTTGTACTCGCCGAGTGCATCGCCGTAGGTGTACGAGACCCGGGTGAGAAGTTCCTTTCGGCACACCGGGCACGGCTCGTTGGTCGGCTCACCGTGAAACTTCGCCGCGCGCAGCAGGTACGGGTGCGCGTCGCAGACGTCGCTGAGCGGTACTTGACCGCGGGCCACGGCCTGTAAGGTGGCGCGACGGGCGAGGGAGTAGTCGACCACCGATCGCATCGTCTCCACGCAGTCACACTACGCCGGTTGCGAGCCAAGCTCCGCGACTCTATCGTTGCGATGTATCGTGCAGATACATCGTGGTGACTGGTCGAGGAGGCTCAATGGCGTCGTCCCGGCGCTCCGGCGTGCTCGTGCTCGCCGTCCTCGGCCTGCTTCACGAATCGCCGATGCACGGCTACGAGCTTCGCAAGCGCCTCAACGCCATCCTCGGTCCATTCCGGGCTTTTTCCTACGGCTCGCTGTACCCGTGCCTGAAGGAACTGCTCGCCGCAGGGCTGGTGACCGTGGACGGCGAACCAACCGGCAGCCGCAGCCGCATCGTGTACAAGATCACAGCAGAAGGCAAGGAGCATCTCCAAGAATTGCTCGCCGAATCCGGCCCGTCATCGTGGGACGACGAGAATTTCGACGTCCACTTCGCCTTCTTCGGTCAGACGAGCTCCGACGTGCGGCTGCGCATCCTGGAGGGACGGCGGAATCGGCTGGAAGAGAAGCTCGCGCAGGTCCGGGCCACCCTGGCGCGCACCCGGGAGCGGCTGGACAGCTACACCCTGCAGCTCCAGCAGCACGGGTTGGAATCCGTCGAACGCGAGGTGCGCTGGCTCACCGAGCTCATCGAGACCGAACGGCAGACGGCATACCGCCCTCGGGCAGGCCGGGATCGGGACAGTACCGCCGGCGGGACCGGTGATTCGCCGTGACGTGCCGCGAGACGGCTCATCCCGCCTGGGATGACACATCTGGGACATCGATCAGCAACGAGACCGAGTAACGATCGGAAGGGACGAGGAGCACTCCATGGGTTCAATTCGAGTAGCCATCGTTGGCGTCGGCAACTGCGCCGCCTCGTTGGTTCAGGGCGTCGAGTATTACCGGAACGCAAGCCCTGACGAGCGTGTGCCGGGGTTGATGCACGTGCAGTTCGGCCCTTACCACGTACGGGACGTCGAATTCGTCGCCGCCTTCGACGTTGACGCGAAGAAGGTCGGCCTCGATCTCGCGGACGCCATCGGCGCCAGCGAGAACAACACCATAAAGATTTGCGACGTGCCCCGGACCGGCGTCATCGTGCAGCGCGGTCACACCTACGACGGGCTCGGCGAATACTACCGGGAGCGCATTCAAGAGTCCGATGAGCCGCCGGTGGACGTGGTCAAGGTCCTGCGTGACACCCAGGCGGATGTCCTCGTCTCCTACCTTCCGGTGGGTTCTGAGGTTGCGGACCGCTTCTACGCGCAGTGCGCTCTCGACGCCGGTGTGGCGTTCGTCAACGCCCTGCCGGTTTTCATCGCCAGCGATCCGGTCTGGGCGCAGAAATTCACCGACGCCGGCGTACCCATCATCGGTGACGACATCAAGTCGCAGGTCGGCGCCACCATCACCCATCGCGTCCTCGCCAAGCTCTTCGAGGACCGCGGCGTCGAACTGCTCCGCACGTACCAGCTGAACTTCGGCGGGAACATGGATTTCATGAACATGCTGGAGCGGCAGCGGCTCCAATCGAAGAAAATTTCCAAGACGCAGTCGGTCACCTCGCAAATCCCTCACGAGATGGAGCGTGCGGCCGTGCACATCGGCCCGAGCGACTACGTGCCGTGGCTGGATGACCGCAAATGGGCGTATGTCCGCTTGGAGGGACGAGCCTTCGGCGACGTACCGCTCAATTTGGAATACAAGCTCGAGGTGTGGGATTCACCGAATTCCGCCGGTGTCATCATCGACGCCATTCGAGCCGCGAAAATCGGCAAGGACCGCGGCATCGGCGGACCGCTGCTCTCCGCGGCCAGTTACTTCATGAAGAGCCCCCCGGTGCAGTACAGCGATGACGAGGCCCGCCGGCTCGTGGAGGACTTCATCGCCGGAAAAGTCGAACGCTGACCGCCGATACAAGCAATCGACAGAAGCGGTTCGGAATTCTCGGGAACGGCGGGGATGACGAGGGGGCGTTCCGCCGTTCCCGACGCCACCCACCCTCGGCTCAGGCAAGCCGCTGCTGACGCCCGGAGCCACGTTGCGGCTGCAGCGCCGGTTGGGGATCAGCTGGTCTGATCACCGGCTGACGAGGCTTCACGGGTCTCGCCCGATGAAGCCGCCGTGTCGGGCGAGGATGCGCCTGCGTCGTCCCGAGGCGGCGGAGGTGCGGCTGTCGTCCGCGGGGTGATCCCGTGCTCGGCGGCCCATTCCCGCAGCACCGCAGCCGCGTTCTCCTTACCGATCGGTCCCCGCTCCAGGCGCAACTCCAGCAGGAAACGGTACGCACGACCGAGTTCCGGGCCGGGTGGAATCCCAAGGATTTCCCCGATTTCGTGGCCGTTCAACTCGGGCCGGATCGCGTCGATTTCCTCCTGCCGGCGCAACGCCTCGATCCGCTGCACCAGCGAGTCGTACGCCGCTTGCAGCGCCGCGGCCTTCTTCTTGTTGCGGGTCGTGCAGTCCGACCGGGTGAGTTTGTGCAGCCGGTCGAGCAGCGGGCCGGCGTCCCGCACGTACCGGCGGACCGCGGAGTCCGTCCACTCCCCGGTGCCGTAGCCGTGGAAACGCAAGTGCAATTCGACCAGGCGGCTCACGTCGTTCACGACGTCCTTGGGAAATTTCAGCGCGGTCAGCCGGGCCTTGGCGAGTTTCTTGCCGACGACTTCGTGGTGGTGGAAGGAGACCCGGCCATCGGGCTCCTTGCGGCGGGTCGCCGGCTTTCCGATGTCGTGCAGCAGCGCGGCAAGCCGCAGCACCAGGTCCGGTTCGCCGTCCTCGAGAGCAATGGCCTGGTCGAGGACCGTGAGCGTGTGCTCGTAGACGTCCTTGTGCCGGTACTCGCGGTCCGCCTCAAGCCGTCGCAACGCGGGCAGCTCCGGCAGAAAGCGGTCCGCCAATCCGGTATCGACGAGCAGAACCAGCCCCCGCCGCGGCTCCGGCGCAAGGAGCAGTTTGGTGAATTCGTCGCGAATCCGCTCAGCGGAGACCACGTCAAGCCGTGCCGCCATCGCGGTCATCGCGGCAACCACGTGCGGGTCGACGGTGAAACCGAGCTGGGCGGCAAACCGCGCGGCCCGCAGCATCCGCAGCGGATCGTCGCTGAAGGAATCCTCCGGACGCCCTGGGGTAGTGATCCGACGACGCAGCAGGTCCCGGATGCCGTCGAAGGGGTCGACCAGCTCGTGTTCGGGCAGCGTCAGAGCGATCGCGTTGACCGTGAAGTCCCGCCGCTTCAAGTCATCCAGCAGGGATTCGCCGTACTCCACCGCCGGCTTCCGGGACGTCGGATCGTACCGCTCGGCCCGGTACGTTGTGATCTCCAGGTGGTAGCGGTCCTTCCGTAGGCCCACCGTGCCGAAGGCGATCCCGGTCTCCCATTGGCTCTCCGCCCAGCCCTTCGCAAGTTTCAGCACCTCATCGGGCCGGGCGCTGGTCGCCAAGTCAAGATCAACGACGGGACGCTCGAGCAGGGCGTCACGAATCGACCCACCAACAAGCGCCAGCTCATGCCCGCCATGCGCGAACCGCTGGCCGAGCTCGTCGAGCATCGGCAGGACCTCGGCAAGATCGGACAGCGCCTTGGCGCGCGCTTCGGCCAGGAGGCTGACAGCGGTCATCGCGGTAACAGGCTGGCTGGACACGGGTTCCTAGCGTAGGGGTGTCGGGCCGGCTGCGGCACAGTGGAGATCTCCGGTGACCTACATCGATGTACTTTTGTGCCGCTTATTGGTCACTCGCCCGTTCCGGTAGATTCAGCGGAAATTATGCCGGACGCCTCTTCCTTTTCCGTTCCCGGATGCCTAATGTGATGACACCCGGATGCCCTTCCCCTGAGCGAGGTCACATGAAGGGTCCGCTCGACATCCACTGCTACCTCCTCGATTACGACGTCTCACACGAGATCGTCCGACTGAGGCGGCCAGTGGCCCATGCCCAGGAACTCCCCGACGCTCTCGGCGTCCCGGCTGACCGCTGCGTCATCGCCCATCCCTTCAGTGCCGAGCACGCTGGTCTTACCCGGCTGACCATCCTGCTGGCCCCGGCGAGCACCCGGTTGGAACTGCTGGGTTGCCAAACCGTGCTGGCCCGCCTGCTCCAGGACATGCTCGACGTTCCGGTCACCGTCCGGCCCGCGGGCGCAGAGCTTGTCAGCCGGCACACGGACTACGTCGCGAGCCATCTGGCGCCGCTCCTGCTGCCCAACGACGTCCCGGTCTTCGCCACCCCGTCCCTTGACGCCCTTGGCGCCGTCGTGATCTATACGGCGACAGGTGACAGCGGGACCGCGCTCGCCATCCCGGCCGGGGATTTGATCACCTTGGTGGGTGCGCGGATCGCGCCGGTCGAGACCCGGAACCTCATCGTGCTCGAGCCGACAACCCGCCGGTCGGCTGCCCGGCTGCCGGAGCCGGCACTCCATGCCCGACTGGATCCACGGTCCACCGGGGTTCCCCACCCGCCGCTCACCGCAGCGATCTGACCAGACTCACCACGCGTCACCCCGGTACCCGTCGTCCCGGTGTTTTCGGGAACCGGGCCCGCGGCGGCGCGTCGCTACGATCGACCCGTGGCGCGGACTGCGGGGACGGCGCGATCCAATCGGCACGTCGTGCCCTGGTCGCACCGGATCGGCCGGCTGATTGCGCTCGTCATCACTGTGGGCGCAGCGCTGGCGCTGCCGCCGCCTTCGGCTTCCGCCGCCGACACGCCGGTCGCCCGCCTGACCCTCCAGACGCTCGAGCCCCGCGTCGTCCAGCCGGGTGACACGCTGTCGCTCGCAGGGACGCTGACCAACACCTCCGACGCGACGCTGCACGACGTCACCGTCGTCCTCCGGCTCTCGACGAACCGCATCACGACCCGATATGACCTCGCGAAGGATTTCGACCCGTCAACCATCACCGGATCGACGATCGCGGCTTCGCGACAGCAGCTTGGCGACCTCGCCGCGGGTTCGACCGTCTCGTGGCGGATCAGCTTACCGGTCGATCGACTCGGCCTTCCACGTGATCCGGACCAGTTCGGCGCCTACCCCCTGGCGGTCGAGGCGCACACGGCCGACAATGTCCCAGGCTCGGTGCCGGGCGGGATGACCCGGCTGGCCACCGCTCTGCTCTGGCTGCCGCCGAACGCGCACTTCGTTCCCACCGAGATCAGTTGGGTCATCCCCCTGGTCGGCGGCATTCATCGCGGAATGGGACAGACCTTCCTCGATGACCGACTTGCGCAGGACCTGGCACCCACCGGGCGGCTGGGCAGCCTGCTGGCCGCTGCGACACATAGCCGCATTCCCATCACCTACGCGATCGATCCCGCTTTGATCGACGATGCCGCCGTCATGGCGGGAACACCGCAAGAACCACCATCCCCCGCAGGATCATCCGGCTCCGCCGGCTCCACGCCGAACCCGCCCCTGAGCAACCCCAATCCGACATCCGGTGCAGCCGGCGGCGCGGCCCAGAGCCCTTCGGCACCACCAACGGCGTCCGCGACGCCCCACGCGTCCGCGACGCCCCACGCGACCGCGCCCCCCTACACCGTTCGCAGCGACCACGGCGTGCGGGCCGGAACAGGAACCGCGGCTGCGGATCAATGGCTGCGGCACCTCCGGGAGGCACTCGCTGCGCCGGAGGTCGGCGTCTTCGGTCTGCCCTACGCGGATGTCGATCTCACCGCACTTGATCACGCCGGCCTGCCCGACGACATCGCCGCCGCCCGGTCCGCCGGCCAGATCACGCTCAATGCCCAACTTGGCGGCCTGCTTGCCGGTAATCCCAACGTCATGACCGGTACGGTCTGGCCGGTCGGCGGATATCTCGACACCCGCACGCTGGACGACATCGCTAACGACCTTGTCGACACTGTCGTCCTCAGCGACGACGCATTGCCGACGCGTGACCCCGATGCGGTGCCGGGCATCCGGGTCGATCTGCAAACGCCGTCCGGCCGGGTGACCGCACTCCTCGCGGACTCCACACTCACCGGACTGCTCGCCGCGCCCGAGACCGTGCCCGGCGGTCTGCGAGCCGCGGAGCAGCGTTTCCTTGCTGAGACCATGCTCGTCACCGAACAACGGCCGGGTGTCGGCAGTGCTCTCGTGGTGACACCGCCGCGGTTCGTCGATCCTCGCGACGGCTTTCTCGGACAGCTCCTCGCGGATACGGCGGTCGTGCCGTGGCTGCGTCCCGTGACGCTCGCCGCCATCGCGCAACGGCCGCCGGATGAGACACCGCGAGCCGGCCTGCGTTATCCGGACGCCGCCCGCCAGGCGGAATTGCCCGCGAGTGCCCTGGCCCGCGTGCCTATTGCCCGCGATGAACTGGCGGCGTTCACCGCGATCCTGGGACCGGGCACCGTGGTGCCCATCGTCGATCAAGCGAATCTCGGGATTCTCCGGGCCGAGTCGGCCAACCTTCGGCCGGAACCGCGAGAGCCGGCCGCCATCCTCAACGACGTCCTCACCGCTGTTCAGCAAGAGACCGCGAAGGTCTACATCAGCAATCCCGGTCTCATTACGCTGACGAGCCGAACGCAGAAGATTCCGCTCACCGTCGTCAACCAACTGCCCAACCCGGTCACCGTGCGGCTGCGCCTGGCGGCGGTGAACCCGACGCGGTTGACCGTCGGCCCGATCCCGGAACTCACCGTTCCGGCGAACAGCCGGCAAGATGTTTTGATCGAGGTGACCGCGCGAACGAACGGCCGATTCCCGGTGTTGGCGCAGCTGCTGACTCCAGACCTGGCGGAGCGCCCGTACGGTACCCCCGTCTCCTTTCAGCTCAACGCCACGGCGTACGGCGCAGTCGCCCTCACCATCGCCGCCGGAGCCGCCGGCCTGCTCATCGTCTGGTCAGCAATCCGGATCTGGCGTCGGCGGCGCCACGGCCGGCACCGCCGCACGCCGCCGACCCCCGCGGCCGGTCCACCAGCCGACGACACCGCCAAGACCTCGGTTCCGGGTACGCCGGGAGAGCTCACGTGACCGGCCCGCACCGCGCCGCCGGGACCATTCGCCCGGGACATGCCGAGCGTTCCGTGGACAGCGGACTGGTCGCCGCAAGCGGGGTCATGGCCCTCGGAACTCTCGCCTCCCGGGTCACCGGCTTTCTGCGGACCGCGGTGCTCGCCGCGGCGCTCGGCTCACAGCAGCTCGCCGACGCCTACAACGTCCCGAACGCGGCGCCCAATGCGCTGTACGACCTGTTGCTTGGGGGCGTTCTGACGAGCGTCGTCGTTCCGTTGCTCGTTCGCGCCGCCAAAGAAGATTCGGACAGCGGAGTAGCGTACGCCCAGCGGTTCCTCACTCTTGTCGCGGTCTTTCTCGGCGCGTGCACGGTATGTGCCGTCCTCGCCGCGCCTTGGATCATCGACGTCTATGCGAACCGGTTGTCCGGGCAGCAGCGCGACCTGGCAATCGTCTTCGCCCGGTATTTCTTGCCGCAGATTTTCTTCTACGGCCTGAGCGCCACGATCGGAGCCATTCTCAACAGCCGCGGCAAATTCGCCGCTCCGATGTGGACTCCTGTCATCAACAATGTCGTGCTCATCATTACCGGACTGCTATTTTTGGCGATGAACTCGGGTCACGCCACGGTGAATCTCACCACGGGGGAACAAGTGCTGCTTGGCGTGGGCACCACCGGGGGTATCGTTGCGCAGACGCTGGCGCTCTGGCCGTCGCTGCGGGCGACGGGATTTCGGTGGCGTCCGCGGTTCGACTGGTGGGGCATGGGCCTTGCGGAGATCGCTCGGCTCGCCGGGTGGGTCGTCGTCTACGTTGTCGTCAACCAAATTGGTTTTGCCGTCGTCACCAATCTGGCGAGCGCTGCAGGCCGGGTCGCCGCTGCACACCACATTTCGCACGGGGACAGCTACGCCGCATACGCGTACGCCTATCAGATTTTTCAACTGCCGTACGCCATCGTCGCGGTTTCCGTCATCACCGCACTGCTGCCGCGGATGAGCGCACACGCCGTCGACCGGCGCACCGCGGAGGTCCGGCGCGACCTTTCCGTCGGGCTCCGGCTCTCCGGCGTCGCCGTCGTCCCCGCGGCAATCGCATTCATCGCACTGGCGCCGGAAATCACCGGAATCATCTTCGCGCACGGCAACACGTCCGCCGCCGACGCACGCTACATCGGCTGGCTGCTCGTCGCCTTTGCCACCGGACTCGTCCCGTTCTGCCTCTTTCAGCTGTTCACCCGGGTGTTCTACGCCCTGCGCGACACCCGGACACCGGCGCTCATCAACCTCCTCGCCACCGCCGCCAACATCGCCGCGGACGTCGTGTTATACGTCGTCCTGCCGCCCGGCAGCCGCGCGATCGGGCTGGCCGCCGGGTTCTCCCTCTCCTACTGGATCGCGTGCGCCCTGCTCGGCCGGGCCGCGAGGGTCCGGCTCGGTGGCGTGGACGGCCGCCGGGTCACCCGAACCTACGTCCGCCTTGTCGTCGCCGGCACAATCGCCGGCATCGTCGCCTTCAGCCTTGCACGGTTGGTCCACCTCCTGCTCGGCACCGGCCTGGCACCGGATGTCGTAGCGATCGTCGCCGGCGGGGGCATCGGCGCCGGAATCTTCGGGGCCCTCCTGGTGCGCATGCGGGTGTCGGAGGCCGGCGAGTTGCTCGCCGCGGTGCGCGCGCGGTTCGGCTCGAGCTGATACGGGGGTACGCCGCCCGGAGACGACGCCATCACGCATGCAACGCGCCGAGCCCGAGCCCGACGTCGAGCCCGAGCCCGACGCCCGCGGAAACGCCCACGACCCACATCCGAGTCGCCCGCCGCTGCGTCCCCTCGGGGTTACCCGCCGCTGCGTCCCGTCGGGGTTACCGCTCTCAAGCCCGGACCGCCAGGCGCCGACCTCACAGGCGAGGTGACAGCGGCGATGACACACAAGGTGCGCTGGGTGATCGCCGTCCCCGCCCCCGCCGGCGACCGTGGCGACATCGTGCTGGGTTGGCTCGCCCGTGTCGTCGTTGGGATCGTGGCGGTTGCTCTTGTGTGCTTCGACGGCTTCTCCATTGCGATCGCTCACCTCAGTGCCATCGATGACGCCGACAAGGCGGCCATTGCAGCCAGTTCCGCCTGGCAGTCCAGCCACGGCGATACCGCGGCCGCTGCGCATGCGGCCCAGGTGGTCGCGGCGGAACACGGAGAAACGCTGGTCGCGAACAGCCTTTCCGTCTCGGCGGACGGCACGGCGGACCTGACGATTCGCAAAACCGCCACGACGCTGCTGCTGCGCCACCTTGGCCCGCTTCGCACGTGGGCGGTGGTCACCGCTCATGGCGAGGCGAGGTACACCGCGCCATGACGGTCCTTTACGGCCGGCGCGGAAGTGCTGTGCGCCGTCGGCGTCGCATCGTCGGTATGGCGTTCGCGCTGCTCAGCCTGGTCGGTGCGACCGTGATTCTCCCGCCCCGGGCGGCGTCTGGTGATCCCCTCGACGACGCCCGCGCCAAAGCAGCCGCCCTCCGTGACACCGTCGCGCGGCTGCAGCTGCAGGCGGAGCAGGCATCGGAACGGTACGACGCCGCCGAGGCACAGCTCGCGGATCTCGTCGTACGGGAACGCGCCGCGCAACTGCGGGCTGACGCCGCGCGCTCAGCCCTCGATGCGGCGCAGGCGACTCTTGTCGGCCGGATCCGTGCGCTG
Encoded proteins:
- a CDS encoding DUF5318 family protein, with the protein product MRSVVDYSLARRATLQAVARGQVPLSDVCDAHPYLLRAAKFHGEPTNEPCPVCRKELLTRVSYTYGDALGEYNGRIKATRELEEMEHEIHEFRVYVVEVCQGCAWNHLALTFVLGHGRAPQRSGGRRRTRADQLTADG
- a CDS encoding transglycosylase domain-containing protein, coding for MTTSPARTRPASPPRRTGWRRWVPSWKVLVLSGGIGIALLAGLFALGYALVRVPQPSSLSLAQAATVYYNDGRTVLGEIGARNRESVPLAQIPLPVRRAVLAAEDRNFYSEPAVSPIGILRAALVDLRHRDFVEGGSTITQQYVKNAFLTQDRTLTRKVKEFFIAIKIGQTQSKDQILENYLNTIYFGRGAYGIEAASRAYFGKDVRQLTVQEGAVLAASIQAPSYLDPAIHPQAAHDRWNYVLAGMVAKGWMTPAERAASQYPRVLPLTASSALRGPNGYLVAAVKDELAAHGITENEINRGGMRIVTTFDPKVQAALVQAVSRITSGLPPDVRTGVAAVQPGTGAVLAMYGGPDYATRPFNDATQSIPPMGSSFKPYVLAAALERGIPLSATYDGHSPQIIGGQRYVNDNNEQFGRIDLVTATAYSVNTVYEQLGQQVGLDRVIDAAHRAGLPGELSRNGSMLLGSDSAHPIDQATGYATFAADGVRAEHYLVTKVTDSAGHLLYQAKVKPAKAFAPGVARGVTYALRHVISEGTGTAANIGRPAAGKTGTTSGNVSAWFVGYTPQLSAAVAMFRDGNAPLVNIGGYRQVYGGTLPAKLWAAFMTAALAGTPVTDFSPVPPTVLAATPSPSPSPSSSPSPSPSPTPTPASPASPSPTGTTSPSPMSPPSSSASPSAGSPAASTSAVPSPRGSP
- a CDS encoding PadR family transcriptional regulator encodes the protein MASSRRSGVLVLAVLGLLHESPMHGYELRKRLNAILGPFRAFSYGSLYPCLKELLAAGLVTVDGEPTGSRSRIVYKITAEGKEHLQELLAESGPSSWDDENFDVHFAFFGQTSSDVRLRILEGRRNRLEEKLAQVRATLARTRERLDSYTLQLQQHGLESVEREVRWLTELIETERQTAYRPRAGRDRDSTAGGTGDSP
- a CDS encoding aminoacyl-tRNA deacylase, whose product is MKGPLDIHCYLLDYDVSHEIVRLRRPVAHAQELPDALGVPADRCVIAHPFSAEHAGLTRLTILLAPASTRLELLGCQTVLARLLQDMLDVPVTVRPAGAELVSRHTDYVASHLAPLLLPNDVPVFATPSLDALGAVVIYTATGDSGTALAIPAGDLITLVGARIAPVETRNLIVLEPTTRRSAARLPEPALHARLDPRSTGVPHPPLTAAI
- a CDS encoding inositol-3-phosphate synthase, translating into MGSIRVAIVGVGNCAASLVQGVEYYRNASPDERVPGLMHVQFGPYHVRDVEFVAAFDVDAKKVGLDLADAIGASENNTIKICDVPRTGVIVQRGHTYDGLGEYYRERIQESDEPPVDVVKVLRDTQADVLVSYLPVGSEVADRFYAQCALDAGVAFVNALPVFIASDPVWAQKFTDAGVPIIGDDIKSQVGATITHRVLAKLFEDRGVELLRTYQLNFGGNMDFMNMLERQRLQSKKISKTQSVTSQIPHEMERAAVHIGPSDYVPWLDDRKWAYVRLEGRAFGDVPLNLEYKLEVWDSPNSAGVIIDAIRAAKIGKDRGIGGPLLSAASYFMKSPPVQYSDDEARRLVEDFIAGKVER
- a CDS encoding DUF6049 family protein; translated protein: MARTAGTARSNRHVVPWSHRIGRLIALVITVGAALALPPPSASAADTPVARLTLQTLEPRVVQPGDTLSLAGTLTNTSDATLHDVTVVLRLSTNRITTRYDLAKDFDPSTITGSTIAASRQQLGDLAAGSTVSWRISLPVDRLGLPRDPDQFGAYPLAVEAHTADNVPGSVPGGMTRLATALLWLPPNAHFVPTEISWVIPLVGGIHRGMGQTFLDDRLAQDLAPTGRLGSLLAAATHSRIPITYAIDPALIDDAAVMAGTPQEPPSPAGSSGSAGSTPNPPLSNPNPTSGAAGGAAQSPSAPPTASATPHASATPHATAPPYTVRSDHGVRAGTGTAAADQWLRHLREALAAPEVGVFGLPYADVDLTALDHAGLPDDIAAARSAGQITLNAQLGGLLAGNPNVMTGTVWPVGGYLDTRTLDDIANDLVDTVVLSDDALPTRDPDAVPGIRVDLQTPSGRVTALLADSTLTGLLAAPETVPGGLRAAEQRFLAETMLVTEQRPGVGSALVVTPPRFVDPRDGFLGQLLADTAVVPWLRPVTLAAIAQRPPDETPRAGLRYPDAARQAELPASALARVPIARDELAAFTAILGPGTVVPIVDQANLGILRAESANLRPEPREPAAILNDVLTAVQQETAKVYISNPGLITLTSRTQKIPLTVVNQLPNPVTVRLRLAAVNPTRLTVGPIPELTVPANSRQDVLIEVTARTNGRFPVLAQLLTPDLAERPYGTPVSFQLNATAYGAVALTIAAGAAGLLIVWSAIRIWRRRRHGRHRRTPPTPAAGPPADDTAKTSVPGTPGELT
- a CDS encoding CCA tRNA nucleotidyltransferase gives rise to the protein MTAVSLLAEARAKALSDLAEVLPMLDELGQRFAHGGHELALVGGSIRDALLERPVVDLDLATSARPDEVLKLAKGWAESQWETGIAFGTVGLRKDRYHLEITTYRAERYDPTSRKPAVEYGESLLDDLKRRDFTVNAIALTLPEHELVDPFDGIRDLLRRRITTPGRPEDSFSDDPLRMLRAARFAAQLGFTVDPHVVAAMTAMAARLDVVSAERIRDEFTKLLLAPEPRRGLVLLVDTGLADRFLPELPALRRLEADREYRHKDVYEHTLTVLDQAIALEDGEPDLVLRLAALLHDIGKPATRRKEPDGRVSFHHHEVVGKKLAKARLTALKFPKDVVNDVSRLVELHLRFHGYGTGEWTDSAVRRYVRDAGPLLDRLHKLTRSDCTTRNKKKAAALQAAYDSLVQRIEALRRQEEIDAIRPELNGHEIGEILGIPPGPELGRAYRFLLELRLERGPIGKENAAAVLREWAAEHGITPRTTAAPPPPRDDAGASSPDTAASSGETREASSAGDQTS